The Catharus ustulatus isolate bCatUst1 chromosome 16, bCatUst1.pri.v2, whole genome shotgun sequence genome window below encodes:
- the LOC117003832 gene encoding hydroxyacylglutathione hydrolase-like protein isoform X2 has translation MKVKVISVLEDNYMYLVIEESTRDAVAVDAAVPKRLLEIVRKEDVVLRAILTTHHHWDHARGNEELAQLLPGLQVFGADERIGALTHRVTHGQELSFGAIRVRCLFTPCHTSGHMCYFMWEDDSPDAPALFSGDTLFVGGCGQFFEGTAEQMHSNLTQILGTLPKDTKIFCGHECTVRNLKFALKVEPDNEMVKEKLAWAKRDDEDLPTVPSTLQEEFLYNPFLRLTEEPVQRFTGRTEPVEVLRALRSERDNFKKPKERPNPQAMLAFDWGLFTPFLEKK, from the exons ATGAAGGTGAAGGTGATCTCCGTGCTGGAGGACAATTACATGTACCTGGTGATCGAGGAGAGCACCCGCGACGCCGTGGCCGTGGACGCCGCTGTCCCCAAAAGG ctgctggagatcGTCAGGAAGGAGGACGTGGTGCTCAGGGCCATCCTCACCACCCACCACCACTG gGACCACGCCAGGGGCAATGAGGAGctggcccagctcctgccaggcctGCAGGTGTTCGGGGCTGACGAGCGCATCGGGGCCCTgacacacagggtgacacacGGCCAGGAGCTCTCG ttCGGGGCCATCAGGGTGAGGTGTCTCTTCACCCCGTGCCACACCTCGGGCCACATGTGCTACTTCATGTGGGAGGACGATTCCCCGGACGCTCCCGCTCTTTTCTCAG GTGACACTCTGTTTGTGGGGGGCTGTGGGCAGTTCTTcgagggcacagcagagcagatgcaCTCCAACCTCACCCAAATCCTGGGCACTCTGCCCAAGGACACG AAAATTTTCTGTGGCCACGAATGCACCGTGAGAAACCTCAAATTCGCCTTGAAGGTGGAGCCAGACAATGAGATGGTGAAGGAGAAGCTGGCGTGGGCCAAG CGCGACGATGAGGATCTGCCCACGGTGCCGTCCACGCTGCAGGAGGAGTTCCTGTACAACCCCTTCCTGCGGCTCAC GGAGGAGCCTGTGCAGAGGTTcacaggcaggacagagcccGTGGAGGTGCTCAGGGCGCTGCGCTCCGAGAGGGACAACTTCAAGAAGCCCAAGGAGAGACCCAACCCCCAGGCCATGCTGGCCTTCGACTGGGGGCTCTTCACGCCCTTCCTGGAGAAGAAGTGA
- the CIAO3 gene encoding cytosolic iron-sulfur assembly component 3 — protein sequence MAARFSGVLQLTDLDDFIAPSQECIKPVQVDKKPGKAAAKIRIEADGSYFQVNQDGEAQKLEKAKISLNDCLACSGCITSAESVLVSQQSHEELCKLLALNKAAAAHEQKLVVVSVSPQSRASLAARCKLGLLETAQKLTMFLKSLGVHYVFDTTFSRNFSLLESQQEFVRRFQRRADDKKALPMLASACPGWICYAEKTHGSFIIPHISTTKSPQQVMGSLVKGYFAEQQHLSPDRIYHVTVMPCYDRKLEASRPDFFNQEYQTRDVDCVITTGEVLKLLEQEGVSLADVDPAPLDTLLGVPSGELRGHAGGGSGGYLEHIFTHSALQLFGIHVDSIHYRPLKNKDFQEVTLERDGEVLLHFALAYGFRNIQNLVQKLKRGKCPYHYVEVMACPSGCLNGGGQIKLEGESSKEELQKVERLYESLRAEVPEENQAVRELYQHWLGGWGSDRALQVLHTQYHAVERANSALNIKW from the exons gAATGCATCAAGCCTGTCCAAGTGGACAAGAagcctgggaaagcagcagccaagATCAGAATCGAAGCTGATGGGAGCTATTTCCAGGTCAATCAG gATGGGGAAGcacaaaagctggaaaaggcCAAAATCTCCCTGAACGATTGCCTGGCCTGCAGTGGCTGCATCACCTCAGCTGAGAGTGTCCTggtgagccagcagagccacgAGGAGCTCTGCAAGCTGCTGGCCCTCAACAAG gctgctgctgcccatgagCAGAAGTTGGTGGTGgtgtctgtgtccccccagtccagagcctccctggctgccaggtgcaagctggggctgctggagacAGCTCAGAAGCTCACCATGTTCCTCAAGAGCCTAG GTGTGCACTACGTGTTTGACACAACCTTCTCCAGGAATTTCAGCCTCCTGGAGAGCCAGCAGGAGTTTGTGAGACGCTTCCAGAGACGGGCAGATGACAAAAAGGCTCTGCCCATGCTGGCCTCTGCCTGCCCAG GCTGGATCTGCTACGCAGAGAAAACCCACGGCAGCTTCATCATTCCCCACATCAGCACCACCAAATCCCCCCAGCAGGTCATGGGCTCCTTGGTCAAGGGCTactttgcagagcagcag CACCTGTCCCCTGACAGGATCTACCATGTCACAGTCATGCCCTGCTATGACAGAAAGCTGGAGGCCTCCAGGCCAGACTTTTTCAACCAGGAGTACCAGACCAGGGATGTGGATTGTGTCATCACCACAG GAGAAGTGCTAAAGCTGCTGGAGCAAGAAGGAGTGTCCCTGGCAGATGTAGATCCTGCTCCCCTGGACACCTT GCTCGGTGTCCCCTCGGGGGAGCTGCGCGGTCACGCCGGGGGTGGCTCCGGGGGGTACCTGGAGCACATCTTCACccactcagcactgcagctcttcGGGATCCACGTGGACTCCATCCACTACAGACCTCTCAA GAACAAGGACTTCCAGGAGGTGACcctggagagggatggggaggtgcTGCTCCACTTTGCTCTGGCCTATGGATTCAGGAACATCCAGAACCTGGTGCAGAAGCTGAAACGAGGGAAGTGCCCCTATCACTACGTGGAGGTCATGGCCTGTCCCTCAG GCTGTTTGAATGGAGGAGGGCAGATCAAACTGGAGGGGGAATCCAGCAAGGAGGAACTGCAGAAGGTGGAGAGGTTGTATGAATCCCTGAGGGCTGAGGTTCCAGAGGAGAACCAGGCAGTGAGGGAGCTCTACCAGCACTGGCTGGGGGGCTGGGGCTcagacagagccctgcaggtgctgcacaCACAGTACCACGCTGTGGAGAGAGCAAACTCTGCCCTCAACATCAAATGGTGA
- the LOC117003832 gene encoding hydroxyacylglutathione hydrolase-like protein isoform X1: protein MKVKVISVLEDNYMYLVIEESTRDAVAVDAAVPKRLLEIVRKEDVVLRAILTTHHHWDHARGNEELAQLLPGLQVFGADERIGALTHRVTHGQELSFGAIRVRCLFTPCHTSGHMCYFMWEDDSPDAPALFSGDTLFVGGCGQFFEGTAEQMHSNLTQILGTLPKDTKIFCGHECTVRNLKFALKVEPDNEMVKEKLAWAKQRDDEDLPTVPSTLQEEFLYNPFLRLTEEPVQRFTGRTEPVEVLRALRSERDNFKKPKERPNPQAMLAFDWGLFTPFLEKK, encoded by the exons ATGAAGGTGAAGGTGATCTCCGTGCTGGAGGACAATTACATGTACCTGGTGATCGAGGAGAGCACCCGCGACGCCGTGGCCGTGGACGCCGCTGTCCCCAAAAGG ctgctggagatcGTCAGGAAGGAGGACGTGGTGCTCAGGGCCATCCTCACCACCCACCACCACTG gGACCACGCCAGGGGCAATGAGGAGctggcccagctcctgccaggcctGCAGGTGTTCGGGGCTGACGAGCGCATCGGGGCCCTgacacacagggtgacacacGGCCAGGAGCTCTCG ttCGGGGCCATCAGGGTGAGGTGTCTCTTCACCCCGTGCCACACCTCGGGCCACATGTGCTACTTCATGTGGGAGGACGATTCCCCGGACGCTCCCGCTCTTTTCTCAG GTGACACTCTGTTTGTGGGGGGCTGTGGGCAGTTCTTcgagggcacagcagagcagatgcaCTCCAACCTCACCCAAATCCTGGGCACTCTGCCCAAGGACACG AAAATTTTCTGTGGCCACGAATGCACCGTGAGAAACCTCAAATTCGCCTTGAAGGTGGAGCCAGACAATGAGATGGTGAAGGAGAAGCTGGCGTGGGCCAAG CAGCGCGACGATGAGGATCTGCCCACGGTGCCGTCCACGCTGCAGGAGGAGTTCCTGTACAACCCCTTCCTGCGGCTCAC GGAGGAGCCTGTGCAGAGGTTcacaggcaggacagagcccGTGGAGGTGCTCAGGGCGCTGCGCTCCGAGAGGGACAACTTCAAGAAGCCCAAGGAGAGACCCAACCCCCAGGCCATGCTGGCCTTCGACTGGGGGCTCTTCACGCCCTTCCTGGAGAAGAAGTGA